The window cctcatcctcatcgtcatcctcatcatcatcctcatcgTCATCCttatcctcatcctcatcctcatccatCTTCCCATGGTTTGTTCTGCTTGTCGGAACAGAAGCTCCTGGGAATGCTCTCAACCCAGCAGAGCTCTTGACCTTTCAAACATGGATCCTacaggaaaaactgggaataaacCCAGCCAGAGGCAGCACGGGAGCAATGGGAGCTTTCCTATCCTGCTTCACCTTcacccttccctcttccctcctcaATCCCATCTCCCACCTCTTCCTGAAGTACTTCCAGGCACTGATTCATCCATAATTTCCGTCTCTTATCAGGGAAAGGTCTCAATAAATCCGACAAGTTGCCTTTTGTCTCCAGCAATCCTCCTGAAGGGCGGCTCTTCAGGAGCCTCTGTCTCCCAATTTCCTGATTTCAAGGGAAAAACCCAATCCTGCCTTTCTTTCGGAGGAGCAGCACGACCAGGAGAGTTCATTATCCTGGATTAATGATGATAATTATCAGGAGAAGAGGGATAATTATCCAGCTTGGAGGGAAGGCACCGGCGTTGCCGCAAGGGATGGATGCAGGAAAAGCCCATCCAGGCTCCGGCCATCCCTTGGGAAGTGGGAGCTGCCTCCCAAGCCTTGGCTCCCAATGCAAATAAGAGCatcatttcaaaattaaatttaaaataaatattagttaaatattaaagagaagaaatcagGTGGAGATGGCCCAGAACTCGCTCTTTCCAACCGGGAATGTTTAAATAAGACACcacagaaaatttttctttttgagccGTCCTGGTATTCctaaaaacattctttttatgggaaaaatataaattttcctgtttcttttccttaggAGAGATGAATTTTATCGGTGTGGAAGGTGAGAAGACAGCGGGAGGTGGTTGGATGTGGGAGCGGAGCCTCCGGAGTCGATCCCACATCCAGCCGCTTTTCCGGGCCCACGTTGCTGAATACAAATGTTGGAATTGCTCCGTGTCCTCGTGTTCCCGAGACAAAGGCTTTGTCTGAGGAGCAGGAGTGGGATGTGGTGGCTGTGGTTGTCTCTGTGCGGACATGGAGCGGGATGGGCACCACCATTCCCAGCAGGATATGCTCCATggatggagcaggatgggaGAATTGTGGGACAgacaaagggaaaatgggatttaagtGTCTGGGGTGGTAGGAATGTCCTGAAGGATCAAAAATCCAAGGATTAAGGGCAGCTCCTAGTCCACACCTGGATGAAAATCTGGTGAGGACAAAATTCCAAGTTCTGTGGAGCCAAAGCAGGGAAGCGGCGCctggcaaagaggaaaaagcaggaaattgGGAAGGCTGCTGAGCTCGGGATGGTGTCACCTCCGGCCACCCTCGCGAGGAGGTGCCAGACGTGCTCACATCTGCGCCAACATCTGCCCCAACATCTGCACGGCCCAGGCCTGAGGGTGGGAATTGCCCAGGGAAAGGCTCATCCCGGCCTCTCTGGAATCCATCGGAACAAACCTCCTGGTCCGAGGGAAAAGGGAGTGGAAAACCAGCGTGGGGGGTCACATCCaatccagccaggagcagagagcagaatcCTTGAGCTTGCCCGGCAGCCAcatcccaaatttcaccccatCCTCCCAGAATTCCCCTTTCCCGAGCCTTTGGATGAGCAGAGAGCTCCTTCGGAATGCCGGGAGCGGGGATCCGGCACTTGGGGGGCACCGGCACCTCGTCCCCGCCGGGACGGGCGGTCCGGGGCTGCGGGCAGGGGGTGCCCGGGGGTGACCCCGGCTGTGACCCCGCGGGGGctccctgggtgtccccccCACCCCGGGGTGTCGCTCCCGTCCCCCCCCCGCAGGCACAGCAGGCGACAGAGGGCGCCCCGCCACCGCGCTGGGGCCGCCCCTCCCtctttttggggtgtcccccctCTTGGGGTGGCATCTCCCTCCGGGCcgtccccccaaaatcccccaaatcccggcAGAAAACGCCTGGAAGGGGCGGCGGGTggctgggagggaggtgggCTGTGGCTATCGCCGCGGCTATCGCGATAGAAGCAGGCGATCGGGGTTGTTTTCCTTTGCCCGTGGAtcctgagggatttgggagcgCAGGGAAAGGatcctggaggggttttggggggtggttAAAAACTCTCGGCGATGCGGGGCAGGGGGAGCCCCCTGGGGAGCGCAAGCtccataaataaataagtaattaaataaatagattaataaataaataatcaaaaaaaccaaataaatcagGTTTGCGGTTGgcttgggtttttgtttttttttttttttaatgacgGTGTGCAGATCGAGGTGGGAATTCATGGAGCACtccccgggagcggcggggatGCTCCCGGAGGAGCCAGGCGGGCGCAGGGAAGGGGCggtgggaatggggggaagCCCCCGGTGCCTCCCTGTCGCCCTTGGTCCCCCCCCCCTCCATCAGGACCGCGGATTTAGACCCACGGCGGGGGGGTAATTTTGGTCACccctctgtccttccttccttcctctttccctcttttcctccttccctgctttcccccGCTCCCAGGCGCTCCGGCAGCGGCGCTGCCCCGACGGAGCGCACCGGGACCCGCACCGGCACCCGCACAGGGCcggcccccgcggccccgccggcgctgcccgcccctttccctgctctccctgctccgTTCAGTCCCGGTTTTCCTGCCGGGAAGAGCCGCGTCCCGACCTGCCGGCCAGGCAGAGCCCCGGGGCCCGTTCGCCGCGGGGAGCAAAGGTGCGTGGGGAGGGCACCGGGGACTTCGGGGGGGACACTCGGCCGCTCCAGCGGGGCCATTCCCAGCGGGAATGCTGCGGGGGAGCCGCTGCCGTCGGGGCTGTCCGGGCAGCGGGGCGGGAATGGTGTGCCCCGGGAGCGGGATGGGAATGGTGTCCCCCGGGAGCGGGGTGGGGTGGCAGCGGTGTCCCCCGGCGCGGGGCGGTGGCGGAGGCGCGCAGAGGTGCGCGGGGCCGCGGAGGAGCCGCTCCCGCCTAGGTGTGAGCTGATTATTCAAATGGGCAGCCGAGGACCTGGGGATTGGAGGCTCGCCCGGCCGCTCCGTGCTATATCACTGGGGCACCCACGTCACTGCAGCACTtgtcctcctcttcctcctcctcctcttcttcctccctcctccctcctcctcctcctcctccggctCCTCCATCGCCTCCGGGCGCCTCTCCGCCGCGGAGCGCTGCGAAAACCCACCCAAGGAGCGGCGGCGGAACaaacccaccccagccccagcgccgCTCCAtcccccccttcctccctccctcctcttcctcctcctccagaggCTCCGGCGGAGGGGAGGGAGGGttggggacttttttttttttttttttttttttttttttttttttttgggtcgCTCTCCGCCGTCGTTTGTTGTGGCTGTTAAAATTTAAACTGCCATGCACTCCACTTCCAGTATGCTGGGAGCGGTGAAAATGGAAGGCCATGAGCACACGGACTGGAGCAACTACTACGGGGAGCCCGAGGTATGGACGGAGCCgggagccccaaaaccccgCGGTGTCCCGGGCCCCGCACGGGATTAACTTTGGCACCGGCTCGGCGCTGCGGGCGGGGGTCCCGAGGTGCGGGTGGGGATGCGGGCGActcttccctgttttccctcccacccctccaggtatttttctctctccGGGCAGGGAtgtccctttccctttcccttcctctgcaaCTCCGCTTCCCGGGACGGCTCCGCCGCTCCTGCTGCCACCGcggttttttttaatatagataccaaaatatatttgggtttcattaagaagaaaaacaaccccCCTACACACCCCCCCGCCACCACCCCGCGCCGGGatttaaccctttcctcccGTGCCCTCCGCGGAGCCCCGCGGCTGCGGCGCCTCCGGctccgggctgggctgggctgggctggggctccccCCCGCGCCATCCCCGTGCCCTGTGTCGCTTGTCCCCGCAGGGCTACTCCTCGGTGAGCAACATGAACGCGGGGCTGGGCATGAACAGCATGAACACCTACATGACCATGTCGGCCATGAGCAGCACGGCCAACATGACGGCGGCGGCCACCTCCATGAACATGTCCTACGCCAACACGGGCATGAGCCCCTCGCTGACGGGCATGTCCCCGGGAGCGGGGGCCATGCCGGCCATGGGCTCGGCCGGCGTGCCGGGCATGGGCGCCCACCTGAGCCCCAGCATGAGCCCCATGGGCGGCCAGGCGGGCTCCATGAACGCCCTGGCGCCCTACTCCAACATGAACTCCATGAGCCCCATCTACGGCCAGTCCAACCTGAACCGCTCGCGCGACCCCAAGACCTACCGGCGCAGCTACACGCACGCCAAGCCGCCCTACTCCTACATCTCCCTCATCACCATGGCCATCCAGCAGTCCCCCAACAAGATGCTGACCCTCAGCGAGATCTACCAGTGGATCATGGACCTGTTCCCCTTCTACCGCCAGAACCAGCAGCGCTGGCAGAACAGCATCCGCCACTCGCTCTCCTTCAACGACTGCTTCCTCAAGGTGCCGCGCTCGCCGGACAAGCCAGGCAAGGGCTCCTTCTGGACGCTGCACCCGGACTCGGGGAACATGTTCGAGAACGGCTGCTACCTGCGCCGCCAGAAGCGCTTCAAGTGCGAGAAGCAGCTGGCGGCCAAGGACGGCTCTGCCGgcgccggcggcggcagcaAGAAAGGCCCAGGCCAAGCGGCCAGCCAGCCCCTGGGCGAGGGCAGCTCCTCGGGCGGCTCCGATGGCTCCGCGGGCGCCGAGTCCCCGGCCAGCTCCTCGCCCTGCCAGGACCACAAGCGCACCCTGGCCGACCTCAAAGGGCTGAGCCCCGGGGAGCCTTCGGCCTCGCCGGGCCAGCACCTGCTGGCACCGCCGCACGCCGGGCTGGCCCACGAGGGGCACCTGAAGCCTGAGCACCACTACGCCTTCAACCACCCGTTCTCCATCAACAACCTGATGTCCTCCtcggagcagcagcaccaccacccgcaccaccagcaccaccacccgCACAAAATGGACCTGAAGGCCTACGAGCAGGTGATGCACTACTCGGGCTACGCCTCGCCCGTGCCCGCGGGCCTGGCCATGGCGCCCGTCACGAACAAAAGCGCCCTGGAGGCCTCGCCTTTGGCCGGAGAGACTTCCTACTACCAAGGCGTGTACTCCCGGCCCATCATGAACTCCTCCTAAGCAGGAAAAACGCTCCTGGAGAAAGGGGGAaacccttccctccccccccaTACCCCTCGCAGTGGACTCTGAGCACGGTACATATCcggtatatatatatatatatatatattttttattttttttctgttggctCCAGATGTTTGCATCCATTTGGGAATCTGCAGCCGTGTGGCcccttcccaaatccacccGGGGGGGAGCTCCATGTggggtggtttggtttggcGGGGTGGGCATGGGGGGGGTTCTCCGGggcttgttttgattttttttcgTTGTCGTTGTCGCCACGAGGTctaaatatatctatttttttgtGTGCGAGTGAGGGGGGCGAAAAACAACCCCCAACCGAGGCAGAACCAACCCCTCCTTCCTTGTGAATACTCCTAGTTCAGAAACCGAGAACCAAAAGTCTTGCGAcgttgtaaaaaaaaaaaatagaagaaagagaaaaaaaggggtgGGAGGGGGGGAACGGGgggaaagcaaaaatgaaaagaaaaaaaatacgaaaaaaaatttcaaaaggcAGGATAGATTGTTGTAATTGAAGCAAATGCTTGATGTTCCCGGGAGAGTAAACTACTTGGATCGGATTAATTTATCGTTTCTGTATGCTTTATTTATGGCTTCGAGCTGTGTATTCTGGTAGCGAGCGGCCGCAGCTGCCGCAGAACTCCATTAAAGTCGTATTGGCGGTGCTTTTCCCCCTGCATCTCTgttccgccgccgccgccgcccgacGGGacccccgccgctcccggcgggCATCGCCGCTGTCCCTGCCGGCATTCCCGGGATCCCCGCGAGCGAGCCGGCCCCGGCTGCGACCGCTCCCAACCCGGCTGGGATCGCTCCATGCCCGGCTGGGATCGCTCCAATCCCCCGCCGGAATCTCTCCAGCCCCCGCTGGAATCTGCGATGTCTCTGCCGCCCTCCTTCCATCCCTTCCGGAGCCCCTCCATCCCCGCAGGATCCCACTATTCCTTCCAGGATCCCACGACACCTCCATGCCCGAGGGCTCCCCGCCAGGATCCCGCTATTCCCACCCATCCCACCCCGACACCGCGGCCAGGGAAAACCCGCACCCCCTGCCCAAGGTGGGAATCAGGGACCCCTTTCCCAAAGCCCCGCGATCCTGGAAAAATCATCCCAGCTGCGTTAACCGGGAGGGATTTGGGACTCTCAGGggcatccctgcctttcccGGGACAGCATCCCGGTTTTTCGGCGGGCGGTGGAAAAGGCGCggagctttttattttcaacacCTCCCGCATCCTCTCCTTccattcccttttcctcctcttcccaacCACTTGTTGTTTTTCCCACGCAGCGCCGGCCACGCCGCGATGTTGCTTTTTCCCAACTAAACATCCAAATCCTTCTTAAAATTCCGCATTGTCCGCGGCgagagaaaaggggagaaagggaaCGAGCGGGGAGGAGCGGAGCgaggggggcagggggggagcagggggaaagaggagaaggggaaaaaaaaaaagaaccttcccaaaaaaacaaaacggGGCAGAAATGTGCCGGGATCTCTGCAAGGACACACACGATGGCAAGCGGGGCGTGCAATGGGTGGCATTAGCACATAAAAGGCTCCCGCGGCCAGCGGGCACGGGCGCGGGGGTGTCGCCGCTTTGGGGACAAGGAcacccccccacccctccccgcccccgctcccggcctcgggcccggccccgctcgggTCCGCTCGCATCTCGCTCCCTCCGCGGAGCTTTcgcctcttttttcttcttttccccttctatttccttccttctcccccttttcttccttctccccccttgtcttcctttccccccctttttcttccttatcccccccttttcttcttcctcccccctttttcttcctccctccctttatttcttctccccttttcgtttttttttccccccctttgttttttacccttttcccctatttttttccctcgCCCCTTGCATTTTTTCTCCCgttttactttttctcctttcattttttcccccctcggttctttcattttcctctcctccttttcatTCTCTCCCTGtctattttctcctttatttcttctcctccttttactttcctctctctttttttcaccttccttccttccttttattttcctccacCTTTTATCCcccctcttttctccttttatttttctcccctttttatTCTCCCTTcaccttttctctcttcttttattcttctttctcttttcttccctttcttttctttctcctccctcgccttttctccctcctttctctccaccttcattttttctctctgctcccccccctttcccctcccgcttccatttcctctctctccttttttctccctcctttctccccactttcattttttttcctcattttccctccctttttcctccccacttccatttcttctccttcccttcatttcttctccttcctttcttcccttccttttttcttctccctgttttccctccctctttcctcccccctttcatttcttctccctccttttttgtccctccctcttttcctcccttctttcttctcactcttttttcctccctctttcttccccaatttaatttcttctccctctttttcctcctttttttttctcactcctttcccctccctttttcctccccactttcatttcttctccctgtttcccctccctcttccctccccacttttctcccctctttttttccctcattttcc of the Camarhynchus parvulus chromosome 3, STF_HiC, whole genome shotgun sequence genome contains:
- the FOXA2 gene encoding hepatocyte nuclear factor 3-beta isoform X1; the protein is MHSTSSMLGAVKMEGHEHTDWSNYYGEPEGYSSVSNMNAGLGMNSMNTYMTMSAMSSTANMTAAATSMNMSYANTGMSPSLTGMSPGAGAMPAMGSAGVPGMGAHLSPSMSPMGGQAGSMNALAPYSNMNSMSPIYGQSNLNRSRDPKTYRRSYTHAKPPYSYISLITMAIQQSPNKMLTLSEIYQWIMDLFPFYRQNQQRWQNSIRHSLSFNDCFLKVPRSPDKPGKGSFWTLHPDSGNMFENGCYLRRQKRFKCEKQLAAKDGSAGAGGGSKKGPGQAASQPLGEGSSSGGSDGSAGAESPASSSPCQDHKRTLADLKGLSPGEPSASPGQHLLAPPHAGLAHEGHLKPEHHYAFNHPFSINNLMSSSEQQHHHPHHQHHHPHKMDLKAYEQVMHYSGYASPVPAGLAMAPVTNKSALEASPLAGETSYYQGVYSRPIMNSS
- the FOXA2 gene encoding hepatocyte nuclear factor 3-beta isoform X2, with amino-acid sequence MLGAVKMEGHEHTDWSNYYGEPEGYSSVSNMNAGLGMNSMNTYMTMSAMSSTANMTAAATSMNMSYANTGMSPSLTGMSPGAGAMPAMGSAGVPGMGAHLSPSMSPMGGQAGSMNALAPYSNMNSMSPIYGQSNLNRSRDPKTYRRSYTHAKPPYSYISLITMAIQQSPNKMLTLSEIYQWIMDLFPFYRQNQQRWQNSIRHSLSFNDCFLKVPRSPDKPGKGSFWTLHPDSGNMFENGCYLRRQKRFKCEKQLAAKDGSAGAGGGSKKGPGQAASQPLGEGSSSGGSDGSAGAESPASSSPCQDHKRTLADLKGLSPGEPSASPGQHLLAPPHAGLAHEGHLKPEHHYAFNHPFSINNLMSSSEQQHHHPHHQHHHPHKMDLKAYEQVMHYSGYASPVPAGLAMAPVTNKSALEASPLAGETSYYQGVYSRPIMNSS